In the genome of Populus alba chromosome 11, ASM523922v2, whole genome shotgun sequence, one region contains:
- the LOC118031608 gene encoding lysine-specific demethylase JMJ21, translating into MEISQVEVLEIKDRRAEGLGNLQVLPDELICSILDNLTPRDVARFACVSSVMYILCNEEPLWMSLCLNKLNGPLQYKGSWKKTALDVENVPEEYQERCGKPLHFNGFSSLFLYKRLYRCHTTLSGFNFDDGNVERREDLSLEEFSQEYDGRKPVLLAGLADTWPARNTWTIDQLSLKYGDTAFRISQRSCKKISMKIKDYVSYMYLQHDEDPLYIFDDKFGETAPSLLKDYSVPHLFQEDLFEVLDGEQRPPFRWLIMGPERSGASWHVDPSLTSAWNTLLCGRKRWALYPPGRVPLGVTVHVNEDDGDVNIDTPSSLQWWLDFYPLLPDEDKPIECTQLPGETIFVPSGWWHCVLNLEPTVAVTQNFVNSKNFEYVCLDMAPGYRHKGVCRVGLLALDDSSLEDVKMNMDYDKDDLSYADLTRKEKRIRVQEPIEDPEYITTANGASKSYNLWKQGFSYDIKFLAMYLDKDRNHYSSPWSSGNSIGPREMREWLSKLWVGRPGLRELVWKGACLALQADKWLDCLQEICAFHNLPSPTADEKLPVGTGSNPVYLLADCAIKILVEGGLEATMYALGTELEFYSLLSKVNSPLKNHVPDVLASGILYLDNGALKIVPWDGKGVPIVIGNCNLVPENWKEDDFLFGVWGKKQFECRKAGMPMNEPINSSGCTSIWPFIITRRCKGKIFAQLRDMLSWEEVLNLTSFLGEQLRNLHLLPCPSLKKSTFSDIKLKVKLPFADGYMEAIPTPEIPEEWNVFIRTLRRRKMNVTNRLENWGDPIPRTLIEKVDDYIPDDLTKLLNAFQAENGTNKICKPCSWIHSDIMDDNVHMEPYSISSCSRGNASDTCLADNDCAAGNDHGDVDKPWCPSHILDFSNLSIGDRIYDVIPIYLDIFRGDSSLFKQFLESYGLPFLTRNQEEVIDGGDKFERLSYHAMCYCILNEENILGAIFSIWKELRVAKSWEEVELTVWGELNNYKSVS; encoded by the exons ATGGAGATTTCTCAAGTTGaggttttagaaattaaagatcGCAGAGCTGAAGGTCTAGGCAATCTTCAAGTCCTCCCCGATGAACTCATCTGCTCTATTTTAGACAATCTAACTCCTCGCGATGTCGCTCGCTTCGCTTGTGTTAGCAG TGTGATGTACATTTTATGCAACGAGGAACCACTGTGGATGAGCCTGTGCCTTAACAAGTTAAACGGTCCGCTTCAGTATAAAGGCTCCTGGAAGAAAACTGCATTGGATGT aGAGAATGTTCCGGAAGAATATCAAGAACGTTGCGGAAAACCACTTCATTTTAATG GGTTCAGCTCCTTGTTTTTGTATAAAAGATTATACAGATGCCATACTACGTTGAGtggttttaattttgatgatgGAAATGTGGAAAGAAGGGAAGACTTGTCTTTGGAAGAATTTTCTCAAGAGTATGATGGGAGGAAACCG GTTTTGCTTGCTGGATTGGCTGATACTTGGCCAGCACGGAATACATGGACAATTGACCAGCTATCTCTGAAGTACGGAGATACAGCTTTTAGGATTTCTCAGAGGAGCTGTAAGAAAAtctcaatgaaaataaaagattatgtATCGTACATGTATCTTCAACATGATGAGGATCccctatatatttttgatgacaAG TTTGGGGAAACTGCACCCAGCTTGTTGAAGGATTACAGTGTTCCTCATCTGTTTCAAGAAGACCTGTTTGAGGTCTTAGATGGAGAACAACGACCACCATTTAGATGGCTTATTATGGGCCCCGAGAGATCTGGTGCCTCTTGGCATGTTGATCCATCTCTCACCAGTGCTTGGAATACTCTGCTATGTGGCCGTAAAAG GTGGGCCTTGTATCCTCCTGGAAGGGTACCTTTAGGTGTCACTGTGCATGTAAATGAAGACGATGGTGATGTCAATATTGACACACCATCATCATTGCAG TGGTGGTTAGATTTTTATCCACTTCTTCCTGACGAAGACAAGCCGATTGAGTGTACCCAACTACCGGGGGAGACAATTTTTGTTCCAAGTGGATGGTGGCACTGCGTCCTGAATCTTGAGCCAACTGTTGCTGTTACACAAAATTTTGTGAACTCCAAAAACTTTGAATATGTATGTTTAGATATGGCACCTGGTTATCGTCATAAAGGAGTTTGCCGAGTTGGATTGTTGGCTCTTGATGATAGCAGTCTTGAGGATGTCAAAATGAATATGGATTATGATAAAGATGATCTGAGTTACGCAGACCTGACAAGGAAAGAGAAGAGGATCAGAGTTCAAGAACCTATTGAAGATCCCGAATATATAACAACTGCTAATGGTGCCtctaaaagttacaatttgtgGAAACAAGGCTTTTCTTATGACATAAAGTTCTTAGCAATGTATTTGGATAAAGATAGAAACCACTACAGTTCTCCATGGAGCTCAGGCAACAGCATTGGACCACGAGAAATGAGAGAGTGGCTGTCAAAGCTTTGGGTTGGCAGGCCAGGACTGAGAGAGCTTGTATGGAAG GGAGCATGTCTTGCGCTACAAGCGGATAAATGGTTAGATTGTCTTCAAGAAATTTGTGCCTTCCACAATTTGCCTTCTCCAACTGCTGATGAGAAGCTTCCTGTTGGCACGGGTAGCAATCCT GTTTATCTCCTAGCTGACTGTGCGATTAAAATCTTAGTTGAAGGAGGGCTGGAAGCTACAATGTATGCTTTAGGCACTGAg CTTGAGTTCTATAGTCTGCTGTCCAAAGTCAACTCCCCTCTTAAAAATCATGTTCCTGATGTTTTGGCAAGTGGAATTCTTTATCTTGACAATGGAGCTCTCAAAATCGTGCCTTGGGATGGCAAAGGTGTGCCTATTGTGATTGGTAACTGCAATCTGGTTCCAGAAAATTGGAAAGAAGATGATTTCCTTTTTGGTgtttggggaaaaaaacaatttgaatgtAGAAAAGCTGGGATGCCAATGAATGAGCCAATAAATTCATCTGGATGCACAAGCATATGGCcatttatcataacaaggagaTGCAAAGGAAAGATATTTGCTCAATT AAGAGATATGTTGTCATGGGAAGAGGTGCTAAACTTGACTTCCTTTTTGGGGGAGCAGCTGCGAAACCTTCATCTCTTACCCTGTCCATCTTTAAAGAAGTCAACTTTCTCAGATATCAAACTAAAAGTGAAGTTGCCCTTTGCTGATGGTTATATGGAGGCTATTCCCACACCAGAAATTCCTGAAGAATGGAATGTCTTCATCAGAACTCTACGCAGGAGGAAGATGAATGTCACAAACCGTTTGGAAAATTG gGGGGATCCCATTCCTAGAACACTGATAGAAAAAGTCGATGATTACATCCCAGATGATCTTACAAAGCTGTTGAATGCTTTCCAG GCTGAAAATGGCACGAACAAAATCTGTAAGCCTTGCTCCTGGATACACTCTGATATTATGGATGACAATGTTCACATGGAACCATATTCGATTAGCTCATGCTCTAGGGGCAATGCTTCAGATACTTGTCTGGCAGACAATGATTGTGCTGCTGGCAATGATCATGGTGATGTTGATAAACCATGGTGTCCTAGCCACATTCTTGATTTCAGTAATCTTTCTATTG GTGACCGCATTTATGATGTGATACCGATATACTTGGATATCTTTAGAGGTGATTCCAGTCTCTTTAAGCAATTCTTAGAGAGCTATGGACTACCTTTTTTGACAAGAAACCAGGAGGAAGTAATTGATGGCGGTGATAAATTTGAAAGACTGTCATACCATGCCAT GTGCTACTGTATTTTGAATGAAGAGAACATCTTGGGAGCTATTTTCAGTATCTGGAAGGAACTTAGAGTGGCGAAGTCATGGGAAGAAGTTGAGTTGACTGTGTGGGGTGAACTAAATAATTACAAGAGCGTCTCTTGA